In a genomic window of Thermodesulfobacteriota bacterium:
- a CDS encoding HD domain-containing protein, which produces MLSEKEKLDTLANLMVELNQVSDLDILMEHILTQARRFVNADAGSIYIAYDDSLQFTYTQNDTLQKRLAKGEKLIYSTFTLPINEQSIAGYVAATGRPLNIKDVYSLESDLPYNFSREFDVASKYKTHSVLTIPLKAANGDVLGAAQIINAMDADNKVISFSEKDEKMMMHFAGIASVALERAKMTRANILRMIKMAEMRDPKETGAHVNRVGAFAVEIYEQWALKRNLSRKEIDKNRDVLRMAAMLHDVGKVAISDVILKKPGRFSKDEFEIMKQHTVLGARLFLDRQSDFDKAALIVALTHHERWDGKGYPGPVNLLDGRAITDYTNSEEMPGGIKEGEIPLFGRIVAIADVYDALSTVRTYKEAWNESEVLSVIEKEAGFHFDPEIVEVFFSSLDMIRAIQERYKDNH; this is translated from the coding sequence ATGTTAAGTGAAAAAGAAAAGCTGGACACTTTGGCTAATTTAATGGTCGAACTCAACCAGGTCAGCGACCTGGATATTTTGATGGAACATATTTTAACACAGGCACGTCGATTTGTGAATGCGGATGCCGGTTCAATCTACATAGCCTATGATGACTCACTTCAGTTTACTTATACCCAGAACGATACACTGCAAAAACGTCTGGCTAAAGGTGAAAAACTGATTTATTCCACTTTTACTTTGCCGATAAATGAGCAAAGCATTGCCGGTTATGTGGCCGCCACAGGCAGGCCTCTGAATATAAAAGACGTTTACAGTCTGGAATCGGACTTGCCATATAATTTCAGCAGGGAGTTTGATGTTGCATCAAAATACAAGACACACTCGGTCCTTACCATTCCGCTAAAAGCGGCAAATGGAGACGTTCTGGGTGCGGCGCAGATTATTAATGCCATGGATGCGGATAACAAAGTGATATCATTTTCTGAAAAAGACGAAAAGATGATGATGCATTTTGCCGGTATTGCTTCGGTGGCATTGGAACGTGCCAAGATGACACGGGCAAATATACTTCGCATGATCAAGATGGCCGAGATGCGTGATCCCAAGGAGACGGGAGCCCATGTTAACCGTGTGGGCGCATTTGCAGTTGAAATATACGAACAGTGGGCTTTAAAGCGCAATCTTTCCAGGAAAGAAATAGATAAAAACCGTGATGTGCTTCGCATGGCTGCGATGCTCCATGATGTGGGTAAGGTGGCCATTTCAGACGTGATCCTGAAAAAACCGGGCAGGTTCAGCAAAGACGAATTCGAAATTATGAAGCAGCATACCGTTCTAGGGGCCAGGCTATTTTTAGACCGTCAGTCCGACTTTGATAAGGCGGCACTAATCGTTGCGCTGACTCACCATGAGCGCTGGGATGGAAAAGGTTATCCCGGACCGGTTAATCTTTTGGACGGAAGAGCAATCACCGATTACACAAATTCAGAAGAGATGCCCGGCGGGATTAAAGAGGGGGAAATACCTCTTTTTGGCAGGATAGTGGCCATTGCCGATGTTTATGACGCTCTATCAACGGTGAGGACTTATAAAGAGGCATGGAATGAATCTGAAGTATTGTCGGTGATTGAAAAAGAGGCAGGATTCCATTTTGACCCTGAAATTGTTGAAGTTTTCTTTTCCAGTCTTGATATGATACGGGCGATTCAGGAAAGATATAAAGACAATCACTGA
- a CDS encoding penicillin-binding protein activator — MKIRELLTVFVVLLFLLSCVPKAVIQPVPEKAGTPEALFLKAEKLFQAKSYFKALNEYERYLSFFPQGTFADDALMKMGMIYVAVKKNKKARKIFNRLLSQYPDSPLAIDTRIEILITYYNEAQFAEVIQLSSSLLEGKISKVNTGRIYTILGDTYVAMDSPEDSIHFFTMAHKMSEVAQQQSIMVKMKQAVGKLDSESILSLLNYIEDKLPKGYLMYHLGVSYSKEEKPDEAIRALTEFVKSFPEHENVQQAKLLIEEIAGKAVYRRYTIGCLLPLSGPYSIYGNRAMKGIELALSQFNSIAANPSINVLIKDTGGNPDRAIVAMQDLQNDQVAAIIGPIITAEAVATEAQHSGIPMITITQKENITEISDNIFRNFITPEMQVKAVVSYAVDVLEVKNFAVLYPEEKYGTHFMNLFWDEVLKYGGRIVGAEAYNPSHTDFKDPIKKLVGLYYEVPEDLKEKMDAEQVDMEKPDAENPDDEDEEPEPVVDFEAIFIPDGPKKAGLIIPQLAFHDIEDVYLLGTKLWHSKKLVDMTKEYIQRAIIPEGFFHQSTSVKIRNFVEKFEKTYSEKPGFIEAIAYDTSMILFQILSRPDVRSRSAIKDALMQVKNFQGVTGLTSFNDTGDVKKKLSLLRIKDDQFVELEFN; from the coding sequence ATGAAGATTCGTGAGTTATTAACCGTTTTCGTTGTCTTGCTATTTTTATTGTCGTGCGTACCCAAAGCAGTGATTCAACCCGTCCCTGAGAAAGCGGGTACACCCGAAGCACTTTTTTTAAAAGCTGAAAAACTTTTTCAGGCAAAATCATACTTTAAGGCTCTCAATGAATATGAAAGATACCTTTCATTTTTTCCTCAAGGGACCTTTGCTGACGATGCTTTGATGAAAATGGGTATGATTTATGTGGCGGTGAAAAAAAATAAAAAAGCACGAAAGATTTTCAATCGTTTGCTTTCCCAATACCCGGACAGTCCTCTTGCCATTGATACCCGGATTGAAATACTTATTACCTATTATAATGAAGCACAATTTGCAGAAGTAATACAGCTATCCTCAAGCCTGTTGGAAGGGAAGATATCCAAGGTCAATACCGGAAGGATATACACCATTCTTGGCGATACCTATGTGGCCATGGACTCTCCGGAAGATTCGATACATTTTTTTACTATGGCTCATAAAATGTCTGAAGTCGCTCAACAACAGTCGATCATGGTAAAAATGAAACAAGCGGTGGGCAAACTTGATTCCGAGAGTATTTTATCACTTCTCAACTACATTGAAGACAAGCTTCCCAAAGGCTATCTCATGTACCATCTTGGTGTGAGCTATTCGAAAGAGGAAAAACCCGATGAAGCGATCAGGGCTTTAACGGAATTCGTGAAAAGCTTTCCTGAGCACGAAAACGTGCAGCAGGCTAAACTTTTGATAGAAGAGATTGCCGGAAAAGCAGTTTACCGCCGCTATACCATCGGATGTTTACTTCCGCTGAGCGGCCCTTATAGCATTTACGGGAACAGGGCCATGAAGGGGATTGAACTTGCTTTGTCTCAATTCAACTCTATAGCCGCCAACCCATCTATAAATGTATTAATTAAGGATACCGGAGGCAATCCCGACCGAGCGATTGTGGCGATGCAGGATCTGCAAAATGATCAGGTTGCCGCAATCATCGGGCCGATTATTACCGCGGAAGCGGTGGCAACCGAAGCACAGCATAGCGGGATTCCCATGATTACCATCACCCAGAAAGAAAATATTACCGAGATAAGCGACAATATTTTCCGAAATTTCATTACACCTGAAATGCAGGTAAAGGCGGTTGTTTCTTATGCGGTTGATGTGCTCGAGGTAAAAAATTTTGCTGTTTTATATCCCGAAGAGAAATATGGGACCCATTTCATGAATCTGTTTTGGGATGAGGTATTGAAATACGGGGGCAGAATAGTCGGCGCCGAAGCGTATAATCCCTCACATACCGATTTCAAAGATCCGATCAAAAAGCTGGTGGGGCTTTACTATGAGGTCCCTGAAGACCTTAAAGAAAAAATGGATGCCGAACAGGTTGATATGGAAAAGCCGGATGCCGAAAATCCGGATGATGAAGACGAGGAACCCGAACCGGTGGTTGATTTTGAGGCCATTTTTATTCCGGATGGCCCTAAAAAAGCTGGCCTGATCATCCCCCAGCTGGCATTTCATGATATTGAGGATGTGTATCTTCTGGGAACCAAACTCTGGCATTCGAAAAAACTGGTCGATATGACCAAGGAGTACATCCAAAGGGCCATCATCCCTGAAGGTTTTTTCCACCAGAGCACTTCCGTAAAGATCAGAAATTTTGTGGAGAAATTTGAAAAAACATATTCAGAAAAGCCCGGGTTTATCGAGGCGATCGCCTATGACACTTCCATGATATTATTTCAAATATTGAGCCGGCCGGATGTCAGATCCAGGAGTGCCATCAAAGATGCGCTCATGCAAGTTAAGAATTTTCAGGGGGTTACCGGGCTGACGTCATTTAATGATACGGGAGATGTTAAAAAAAAGCTCAGCCTGCTTCGTATCAAGGATGATCAATTTGTCGAGCTGGAATTTAATTAA
- a CDS encoding ATP-dependent 6-phosphofructokinase: MDFYSIDTKIPTVGEAKIPSPIKKRHRGKQSKNFVSDDDRIIVNLKLSDITGMIKKGKDIPCFEMAGPREKIYFDPSKLKCALVTCGGLCPGLNDIIRSIVLELYYGYGVRNIFGIRYGLQGFIAEFGHDVIDLTPDFVCNILDMGGSVLGSSRGPQPIDEIVDSLERMNIGILFLIGGDGTLMAASKIADAITSRNLKISVVGIPKTIDNDIHMVSRSFGFDTAVDVATDAIKVAHNEAQGYPNGIGLIKLMGRHSGFIAATATLAQQDVNFVLIPEIDIDLEGKNGLLQAIEKRLALRKHAVIVVAEGAGQNFIEESDDERDASGNIKLKDIGLFLKTKITSYFKDKHIDISLKYIDPSYIIRSLPANANDSVFCGFLGRDAVHAAMAGKTKLIVSHWNNSFVYVPMALSAGKRKHVLPNGKLWRTVLEATGQDSLKND, translated from the coding sequence ATGGATTTTTACTCAATTGACACAAAGATACCGACAGTCGGAGAGGCCAAAATACCGTCTCCGATAAAAAAACGTCACCGGGGCAAACAGTCTAAAAATTTTGTTTCGGACGATGACCGGATCATCGTAAATTTAAAACTGTCCGACATAACGGGCATGATCAAAAAAGGAAAGGATATACCATGCTTTGAAATGGCAGGCCCGCGGGAAAAGATTTATTTTGACCCCAGCAAACTCAAGTGTGCACTGGTGACCTGCGGCGGCCTGTGCCCCGGCCTGAACGACATCATCCGTTCCATCGTACTCGAACTTTACTACGGTTACGGTGTTCGCAATATTTTTGGCATCCGCTACGGTCTGCAGGGATTTATTGCGGAATTTGGTCACGACGTCATTGATCTGACCCCTGACTTTGTGTGCAATATTCTCGACATGGGCGGATCGGTCCTGGGCTCTTCCAGGGGCCCCCAGCCCATAGACGAGATTGTCGACAGCCTGGAGAGGATGAACATCGGCATTCTTTTTTTGATCGGCGGTGACGGAACCCTGATGGCCGCATCTAAAATTGCCGATGCGATTACCAGCAGAAACCTCAAAATCAGTGTGGTCGGCATACCCAAAACCATTGACAATGATATACACATGGTATCGAGATCTTTCGGTTTTGATACGGCAGTGGATGTGGCCACTGATGCCATCAAGGTCGCCCATAATGAGGCCCAGGGATATCCCAATGGAATCGGGCTGATCAAACTCATGGGCAGGCATTCCGGCTTTATTGCGGCTACCGCCACTCTGGCGCAACAGGACGTTAATTTTGTGCTCATCCCGGAAATCGATATCGATCTCGAAGGGAAAAACGGTTTGCTGCAAGCCATTGAAAAACGCCTGGCTCTTAGAAAACATGCCGTCATTGTTGTGGCGGAAGGGGCCGGTCAGAATTTTATCGAGGAGAGTGATGATGAGCGTGACGCTTCGGGAAACATCAAATTAAAAGATATCGGACTCTTTTTAAAAACTAAAATCACCTCCTATTTTAAAGATAAACACATTGATATTTCACTCAAATATATTGATCCCAGTTATATCATCCGGAGCCTGCCGGCAAATGCCAACGACAGTGTGTTTTGCGGATTTTTAGGGCGTGATGCGGTTCATGCGGCTATGGCGGGCAAGACAAAGCTTATTGTCAGTCATTGGAATAACAGTTTTGTGTATGTGCCCATGGCCTTATCAGCCGGAAAACGCAAGCATGTATTGCCCAACGGAAAGCTGTGGCGAACCGTTCTCGAAGCCACCGGCCAGGATTCATTGAAAAATGATTGA